One genomic window of Oncorhynchus kisutch isolate 150728-3 linkage group LG26, Okis_V2, whole genome shotgun sequence includes the following:
- the LOC116357752 gene encoding trace amine-associated receptor 13c-like, giving the protein MEKHEDVQYCFQDRNSSCRKAFLSTSIYITLYVFFSLFSAVTVFLNILVIISISHFKQLHTSTNLLILSLAASDLLVGLIVIPVMTVAIMEPCWGFGEYFCAFHAYISFLCTSLSLGNLVLISIDRYVAVYDPLLYHSKITITRMMCCISITWCCCIIYRAAIIKMFVNVQVRSRCLKECFTVEITWVNITDIVITMVVPCSIIITLYMKIFVVARSQARKVFSKEAPRVSGVKTIQANKSERKAAKTLSIVVFNYLICWIPFLFSSFFLMSFLSDNVSFIIGLLPLVNSFINPIIYAFFYPWFKVTAKHILTLKLCLTNIRLI; this is encoded by the coding sequence ATGGAGAAACATGAAGATGTCCAATACTGTTTTCAGGACAGAAACTCTTCTTGCAGAAAGGCTTTTCTATCGACATCTATCTATATAACACTGTATGTCTTCTTCTCATTGTTTTCAGCGGTTACAGTATTTTTGAACATACTGGTGatcatctccatctctcacttCAAGCAGCTCCACACTTCAACCAACCTGctcatcctctctctggctgCATCAGATCTCCTGGTGGGATTGATTGTGATACCAGTAATGACTGTAGCAATAATGGAACCATGCTGGGGTTTTGGGGAATATTTCTGTGCGTTTCATGCCTACATCTCCTTTTTATGTACTTCTTTATCTCTGGGTAATTTGGTCTTGATATCTATTGACCGCTATGTTGCTGtgtatgatcccttattgtaccactctaaaataacaataacaagaatGATGTGTTGTATATCCATTACCTGGTGTTGTTGTATCATATACCGTGCTGCTATTAtaaaaatgtttgtaaatgtacaaGTACGAAGTAGGTGTTTGAAAGAATGTTTTACTGTTGAAATAACCTGGGTTAATATCACTGACATTGTAATTACAATGGTTGTCCCGTGCTCTATTATTATAACACTTTATATGAAAATCTTTGTGGTGGCCAGATCACAGGCCAGAAAGGTATTTTCAAAAGAGGCTCCCAGAGTGTCTGGTGTTAAAACTATACAGGCAAATAAGTCTGAGAGAAAAGCAGCAAAAACTCTATCTATTGTTGTTTTCAACTATCTAATTTGTTGGATTCCATTTCtgttttcttctttctttctcatgTCTTTTTTAAGTGATAATGTATCATTCATCATCGGTCTTCTGCCTCTTGTTAATTCTTTTATCAATCCAATCATTTATGCTTTCTTTTATCCATGGTTCAAAGTGACAGCTAAACATATTTTAACTCTGAAACTATGTTTGACAAACATACGTTTAATATAG